From Triticum urartu cultivar G1812 chromosome 2, Tu2.1, whole genome shotgun sequence, a single genomic window includes:
- the LOC125539640 gene encoding transducin beta-like protein 3, translated as MALSQGPKKNYRCDRSLQQFYTGGPFAVGRAPRGEGEGEGEGDAEAFFACACGSELRVVSAADASAIGEPIDGDSEAVTGIALSPDSRLLFAAGHSKLIRVWDLASRTCIRSWKGHDGPVMAMACHASGGLLATAGADKKVCVWDVDGGFCTHFFRGHTGVVTTIMFHRDPKRLLLFSGSDDGTVRVWNLESKKCIAVLNAHFSTVTSLALSEDGLTLLSAGRDKVVNVWDLRKYASKKTVPAYEMIEGVSFIGPGSGILACLGVEAAKLKEKTDGYFLTVGERGIVRIWCLESAVCVFEQQSSDVTINSENEESRRGFTATTMLPDDQGILCVTADQQFLFYSCTRTDEGTFQLNLYKRLIGYNDEILDLKFVGEEEQYLAVATNLEQVRVYDVASMSCSYVLAGHTEIVVCLDTCVSTSGKTLVVTGSKDNTVRLWDMEKRSCIGTGKGHLGAIGCVAFSKKSKNFFVSGSSDRTIKVWTWDDTLIDAGGEVPLRAKAGVAAHDKDINSLSVSPNDGLVCSGSEDRTASIWKLPNLVSSVVLKGHKRGIWSVEFSPVEQCVITSSGDKTVKIWHVADGSCLKTFEGHTSSVLRASFLSRGTQFVSCGSDGLVKLWTIKTNECIATYDKHDGKVWALAIGKKTEMLATGGTDSDLNLWHDCTMEDKQEDFLKKEEEVLRGQELENAVSDSDYTRAIQLAFELRRPRRLLELFSQLCRKADPEDPIEKALLGLPKEGLRVLLEYIREWNTKPKFCHVAQFVLFRVLRSLPPTDILEIKGISELLEGLIPYSQRHFSRVDRLVRSTFLLDYTLTRMSVVDPDVDAGTTKDVTNDSSMDNVEITPAEPALETPEKPVKKRKSSKTSQSSKKSSKKVKASSNAVSVEA; from the exons ATGGCTCTGTCTCAGGGGCCCAAGAAGAACTACCGCTGCGACCGCTCGCTGCAGCAGTTCTACACGGGCGGGCCGTTCGCCGTCGGGCGCGCCCCCCGCGGCGAAGgcgagggagagggcgagggCGACGCCGAGGCGTTCTTCGCGTGCGCCTGCGGCAGCGAGCTGCGCGTGGTGTCGGCCGCCGACGCCTCCGCCATAGGGGAGCCCATCGACGGCGACTCCGAGGCCGTCACGGGAATCGCTCTCTCCCCCGACTCCCGCCTCCTCTTCGCCGCTGGCCACAGCAAGCTTATTAGGGTCTGGGACCTCGCGTCCCGCACCTGCATCCGCAGCTGGAAG GGACATGATGGTCCTGTTATGGCCATGGCATGCCATGCCTCTGGTGGGTTGCTTGCAACTGCTGGAGCAGACAAGAAGGTGTGCGTGTGGGATGTGGATGGTGGATTTTGCACACATTTCTTTAGAGGTCATACAGGTGTTGTGACAACCATAATGTTCCACAGAGATCCAAAGCGCCTTCTG TTATTTTCAGGAAGTGATGATGGCACAGTGCGAGTTTGGAACCTTGAAAGCAAAAAATGCATTGCTGTGCTTAACGCACATTTTTCAACAGTGACTTCGTTGGCATTATCAGAAGACGGGCTAACATTGCTCAGTGCAGGGAGGGATAAG GTTGTGAATGTGTGGGATCTTCGGAAGTACGCCTCAAAGAAGACAGTACCAGCATATGAAATGATAGAAGGTGTTTCCTTCATTGGACCAGGGAGCGGCATCTTGGCTTGTTTGGGTGTCGAAGCGGCAAAGTTGAAGGAAAAAACGGATGGTTATTTTCTTACGGTTGGTGAACGTGGAATCGTGCGCATATGGTGCCTGGAAAG CGCTGTCTGCGTGTTTGAGCAGCAGTCATCTGATGTAACCATCAACTCAGAAAATGAGGAATCTAGAAGGGGCTTTACAGCTACTACTATGTTGCCAGATGATCAAGGAATTCTATGTGTCACTGCTGATCAACAATTTTTGTTCTATTCTTGTACAAGAACTGATGAAGGGACTTTCCAGTTGAACCTATATAAACGTCTAATAGGTTACAATGATGAGATTCTTGATTTGAAGTTTGTTGGGGAAGAGGAACAATATCTTGCTGTGGCCACTAACTTGGAGCAG GTCCGTGTTTATGACGTTGCATCAATGTCTTGTTCTTATGTGCTGGCGGGCCACACTGAAATTGTTGTTTGCCTTGATACTTGTGTCTCTACTTCTGGGAAGACACTTGTTGTAACTGGGAGCAAAGATAATACT GTAAGATTGTGGGATATGGAAAAGAGAAGCTGTATTGGTACTGGTAAAGGCCATCTAGGAGCTATTGGTTGTGTTGCTTTCTCAAAGAAGTCGAAGAACTTCTTTGTTAGTGGCAGCAG TGACCGAACCATCAAGGTTTGGACCTGGGATGATACACTCATTGATGCTGGCGGTGAAGTTCCTCTCAGAGCAAAGGCTGGTGTAGCTGCACATGATAAAGATATTAATTCTCTGTCTGTCTCACCTAATGATGGCCTTGTTTGCAGTGGTTCTGAG GACCGAACTGCGAGCATATGGAAACTCCCTAACCTGGTGTCCTCTGTTGTCCTTAAAGGGCATAAAAGGGGCATTTGGTCAGTTGAGTTTTCTCCTGTTGAACAATGTGTCATAACATCATCTGGCGACAAAACTGTCAAAATATGGCATGTTGCTGATGGCTCATGCCTAAAGACATTTGAGGGTCATACGTCAAGTGTTTTAAGAGCTTCATTCCTTTCACGTGGAACTCAGTTTGTTTCTTGTG GAAGTGATGGTCTAGTGAAGCTATGGACGATAAAAACGAATGAGTGCATTGCTACGTATGACAAGCACGATGGGAAG GTTTGGGCATTGGCTATTGGCAAGAAAACTGAAATGCTTGCTACTGGTGGAACTGATTCTGATCTTAACCTCTGGCACGATTGCACTATGGAAGATAAGCAGGAAGATTTCCTTAAGAAG GAGGAGGAAGTTTTAAGAGGGCAGGAATTGGAAAATGCAGTGTCAGATTCTGACTATACAAGAGCAATACAACTCGCATTTGAGCTTAGAAGACCACGCAGGCTTCTTGAGTTATTCTCACAACTTTGCAG GAAAGCTGATCCAGAGGACCCTATAGAAAAAGCCCTTCTTGGTCTCCCAAAGGAAGGGCTTCGCGTGCTTCTTGAGTATATACGTGAATGGAATACAAAGCCCAAGTTTTGTCATGTTGCACAGTTTGTGCTTTTTCGGGTGTTGAGGAGCTTGCCTCCCACTGATATCCTGGAG ATAAAAGGCATCAGTGAGCTCCTTGAGGGCCTCATTCCATATTCTCAAAGACACTTCAGCAGAGTCGATAGACTAGTACGCAGCACATTTTTGTTGGACTACACCTTGACCCGGATGTCTGTCGTAGACCCAGACGTAGATGCGGGCACAACCAAAGATGTTACAAACGACTCGTCAATGGACAATGTTGAGATCACTCCAGCAGAGCCTGCATTAGAGACCCCGGAAAAGCCGGTTAAGAAGAGAAAATCCAGCAAAACAAGCCAATCGAGCAAGAAAAGTAGTAAGAAGGTGAAGGCTTCTTCGAACGCTGTTTCTGTCGAGGCGTAA